A single window of Malus sylvestris chromosome 5, drMalSylv7.2, whole genome shotgun sequence DNA harbors:
- the LOC126624583 gene encoding metal tolerance protein 10-like, whose amino-acid sequence MVADLRTESSDYRTELLSPDATGETVTVPTEASWRLNMDGFNLPAERSMDSYFGLGSFVNSLRRQRKIAQYYKRQNKLLKGFNEIDSFSEMGFWPGSLTQDEVNQLARNERMAIYTSNAANLVLFLAKVYASVESRSLAVIASTLDSLLDLLSGFILWFTSHAMRKPNQYRYPIGKTRMQPVGIVVFASVMATLGLQILFESGRQLLTKTQPDMDPVKEKWMIGIMVSATVVKFVLMVYCRRFKNEIVRAYAQDHLFDVITNGIGLAAAVLAIRFYWWLDPVGAIIIALYTMGNWAKTVMDNVWSLIGKTAPAEYLAKLTYLIWNHDKEITHIETVRAYTFGCNYFVEVHIVLSGDMSLSHAHNIGETLQEKIENLPEVERAFVHVDFDTTHRPEHNNAKLAPS is encoded by the exons ATGGTGGCGGATCTTCGAACAGAATCTTCGGATTACCGGACCGAGCTCTTGTCGCCGGACGCGACGGGAGAGACTGTGACAGTGCCAACTGAGGCATCGTGGAGGCTCAACATGGATGGATTCAACCTTCCAGCTGAGAGAAGCATGGATTCTTACTTTGGCCTTGGCTCTTTTGTAAACTCATTAA GGAGGCAGAGAAAAATTGCGCAATATTACAAGAGGCAGAATAAACTTCTCAAAGGATTCAACGAGATAGACTCATTTTCTGAGATGGGTTTTTGGCCTGGAAGTTTAACACAG GATGAGGTGAACCAACTTGCAAGAAATGAAAGGATGGCAATATATACATCTAATGCGGCTAACTTGGTGCTTTTCCTGGCAAAAGTTTATGCTTCAGTTGAGAGCAGATCTTTGGCAGTAATTGCTTCAACTTTGGATTCTCTCTTAGACCTCTTGTCCGGCTTCATTCTTTGGTTCACTTCTCATGCAATGAGAAAACCGAATCAGTATCGGTACCCGATTGGTAAAACCCGGATGCAACCTGTG GGAATTGTTGTTTTTGCATCTGTAATGGCAACTCTTGGACTACAAATATTGTTCGAATCTGGGCGGCAACTTCTCACAAAG aCTCAACCTGATATGGATCCAGTGAAAGAAAAGTGGATGATTGGGATAATGGTGTCTGCAACAGTTGTGAAGTTTGTGTTGATGGTGTATTGTCGTAGATTCAAGAACGAAATTGTTCGAGCTTACGCTCAAGATCATCTGTTTGATGTCATCACTAACGGAATTGGTCTTGCAGCTGCAGTTTTAGCAATCAGGTTTTACTGGTGGCTTGATCCTGTTGGAGCTATCATT ATTGCTTTGTACACAATGGGGAATTGGGCGAAAACAGTGATGGATAATGTGTGGTCACTGATAGGGAAGACAGCACCAGCAGAGTACTTGGCAAAATTGACATATCTGATATGGAACCATGACAAGGAGATCACGCACATTGAGACAGTGAGAGCATACACTTTTGGCTGCAACTATTTTGTGGAGGTTCACATTGTCTTGTCCGGAGACATGTCTCTCAGCCACGCACATAACATCGGAGAGACGCTTCAGGAAAAGATCGAAAACCTTCCTGAGGTGGAGCGAGCTTTCGTTCATGTCGACTTTGACACTACTCACAGGCCTGAGCACAACAATGCTAAGTTAGCACCATCTTGA